A part of Lacinutrix sp. 5H-3-7-4 genomic DNA contains:
- the mreC gene encoding rod shape-determining protein MreC, with protein MQQIVNFILRNKTFLLFALLLFISVMLTVQSHSYHRSRFISSANFLSGGFYNTSNSVGSYFGLKEQNNLLQEENNILKSILFNTNNKLNNAYIDTTTFSKKYKFTPAKVIRNTYATSNNILLVNRGKKDSIKQDFGVITSKGILGIIESTSSKYATVLSILNTTSRISAQLKKTDHFGSLSWNTASPSEIQLTEIPKIAPVQKGDTIITSGRSAIFPKGVPIGVVSNFKLDNAENYYEINVKLFNDMTNIEHVYIIENKDSEAINTLLNTTND; from the coding sequence ATGCAACAAATAGTAAATTTTATACTTAGAAACAAAACGTTTCTACTGTTTGCGTTGCTATTGTTTATTTCTGTAATGCTTACTGTACAGTCGCATAGTTACCATAGAAGTAGATTTATAAGTTCGGCTAATTTTTTAAGTGGTGGTTTTTATAATACCTCTAACTCTGTTGGTTCTTATTTTGGTTTAAAAGAGCAAAATAATTTATTGCAAGAAGAAAACAATATATTAAAATCTATACTTTTTAATACCAATAACAAATTAAACAATGCCTATATAGATACCACTACGTTTTCTAAAAAATACAAGTTTACTCCTGCAAAAGTTATTAGAAACACATATGCTACTTCTAACAATATCCTGCTTGTTAATAGAGGTAAAAAGGACAGTATTAAACAAGATTTTGGTGTTATAACCTCTAAAGGTATTTTAGGAATTATTGAAAGCACAAGCTCTAAATACGCAACGGTATTATCTATTTTAAATACAACAAGTCGTATTAGTGCGCAACTTAAAAAAACTGATCATTTTGGATCATTAAGTTGGAATACAGCTTCACCAAGTGAAATACAATTAACAGAAATACCTAAAATAGCTCCTGTGCAAAAAGGAGATACAATTATTACATCGGGAAGATCGGCAATATTTCCTAAAGGTGTTCCTATTGGTGTAGTTTCAAATTTTAAATTGGATAATGCTGAGAATTATTACGAGATAAATGTGAAGCTTTTTAACGACATGACAAATATTGAACATGTATATATAATTGAAAATAAAGACAGTGAAGCTATTAATACATTATTAAACACTACTAATGACTAG
- a CDS encoding rod shape-determining protein — protein sequence MGFFDFLTEEIAIDLGTANTLIIHNDKVVVDAPSIVARDRISGKIIAVGQEANMMQGKTHENIKTIRPLKDGVIADFDASEQMISMFIKNIPALKKKLFTPALRMVICIPSGITEVEMRAVKESAERVNGKEVYLIHEPMAAAIGIGVDIMQPKGNMIVDIGGGTTEIAVIALGGIVCDKSVKIAGDVFTNDIIYYMRTQHNLYVGERTAEKIKIQIGAATEDLDLPPEDMSVQGRDLLTGKPKQVQISYREIAKALDKSILRVEDAVMETLSQTPPELAADIYNTGIYLAGGGSMLRGLDKRLSQKTDLPVYIAEDPLRAVVRGTGITLKNLPKYKSVLIK from the coding sequence ATGGGATTTTTTGACTTCCTAACAGAAGAAATCGCAATAGATTTAGGAACTGCAAACACATTAATTATTCATAACGACAAGGTTGTTGTAGATGCTCCTTCCATTGTTGCGAGAGATCGTATTTCGGGAAAAATAATTGCAGTTGGTCAAGAAGCCAACATGATGCAAGGTAAAACTCACGAAAATATTAAAACTATTAGACCTCTTAAAGATGGTGTAATTGCAGATTTTGATGCGTCTGAGCAAATGATTAGTATGTTTATTAAAAATATACCTGCTTTAAAAAAGAAGTTATTTACTCCTGCGCTACGTATGGTTATTTGTATTCCTTCTGGAATTACAGAAGTAGAAATGCGAGCAGTAAAAGAAAGTGCCGAGCGTGTTAACGGTAAAGAGGTTTACTTAATTCACGAACCTATGGCTGCTGCAATTGGTATTGGTGTAGATATTATGCAACCTAAAGGAAACATGATTGTAGATATAGGTGGAGGAACAACCGAGATTGCTGTAATTGCTCTTGGTGGTATTGTTTGCGACAAATCTGTTAAAATTGCTGGTGATGTTTTTACAAACGATATTATTTATTACATGCGTACACAGCACAACTTATATGTTGGAGAACGTACTGCCGAAAAAATTAAAATTCAAATTGGTGCTGCTACAGAGGATTTAGATTTACCACCAGAAGACATGAGTGTTCAAGGACGTGATTTATTAACCGGTAAACCAAAGCAAGTTCAAATCTCTTACCGTGAAATTGCAAAAGCTTTAGATAAATCTATTTTACGTGTTGAAGATGCTGTTATGGAAACATTGTCTCAAACACCTCCAGAATTAGCTGCCGATATTTATAACACTGGTATTTATTTAGCCGGTGGAGGTTCTATGCTACGTGGTTTAGATAAACGTTTATCTCAAAAAACAGATTTACCTGTTTACATTGCTGAAGATCCGTTACGTGCTGTAGTTCGTGGTACAGGTATTACCCTTAAAAACTTACCTAAATACAAAAGTGTATTGATTAAATAA
- the mrdA gene encoding penicillin-binding protein 2 has protein sequence MRQFLLFISVIIVGIVFTARLFYLQVYKSNNDSIFEDNAIRKVYDYPKRGFVYDRNGKLLVANQPSYDVMVIPREIEPLDTLEFCNLLKIDKTRFIKQIEKAKNYSWRLPSVMVSSLSKEDYAILQEKMRKYDGFYIQKRSLRKYETTIGANVLGDIGEVNNRNIESDAYYKRGDLIGKAGVEASYENTLRGRKGIKFIQKDRFNRNIGPYKDGTLDTLPKSGKDIKITIDYELQAYGEWLMQNKRGGVIAIEPSSGEILAMIAAPTYNPNDLVGRKRSKNYTKLFNDSIAKPLFNRSLQGVYEPGSPFKLMNALIGLQENVITTDEKITCYSGYKYGNRFMKCHCHYGARNDVSRGIQESCNAYFATTYRRILEKPGNARDGIELWSNHAKSFGLGNFLNNDLYVGQKGRIPDKAYYQKAYPERFYSTYTISNAIGQGEVATTPIQLANMVAAIANRGYYYTPHIVKAIEGETLPKKFTTPKYTTIDKKHFEPVIEGMLNVYKKGTASGLQVKGLEICGKTGTVENFAIIDSVKTQLTDHSIFVAFAPKDNPKIALAVFVENGYFGSRFAGKIASLMIEKYVNNKITRKDLEKWLLTHSLENEYAKPYSGEPFKINRETQYQIIPMEEVKPLPDNATPK, from the coding sequence ATGAGACAATTTCTACTCTTTATTTCTGTTATAATAGTAGGTATCGTATTTACTGCGAGGCTTTTTTATTTACAAGTTTACAAATCTAATAACGATAGTATTTTTGAAGATAATGCTATTAGAAAAGTATACGACTACCCAAAACGTGGTTTTGTTTACGATAGGAATGGAAAACTTTTAGTTGCCAACCAACCATCTTACGATGTTATGGTTATACCTCGTGAAATTGAACCTTTAGACACTTTAGAATTTTGCAATCTTTTAAAAATAGATAAAACACGCTTTATAAAACAAATTGAAAAAGCAAAAAATTACTCTTGGCGATTACCATCTGTAATGGTATCCAGTTTATCTAAAGAAGATTATGCTATTCTTCAGGAAAAAATGCGAAAATATGATGGTTTCTACATACAAAAGCGTTCTTTAAGAAAATACGAAACCACAATTGGAGCCAATGTTTTAGGAGATATTGGTGAAGTAAACAATCGTAATATTGAAAGTGACGCTTATTACAAACGCGGTGATTTAATTGGTAAAGCTGGTGTTGAAGCTTCTTACGAGAACACCTTACGTGGTAGAAAAGGCATTAAATTTATTCAAAAAGATAGATTTAATAGAAACATTGGTCCATACAAAGATGGAACTTTAGACACGTTACCTAAATCTGGTAAGGATATAAAAATTACAATAGATTATGAGCTTCAGGCTTATGGCGAATGGTTAATGCAAAATAAACGTGGCGGCGTAATTGCCATAGAGCCAAGTTCTGGAGAGATTTTAGCTATGATTGCCGCACCAACATATAATCCTAACGATTTAGTAGGTAGGAAGCGCTCTAAAAACTACACAAAACTATTTAACGACTCTATAGCAAAACCTTTATTTAATAGAAGTTTACAAGGTGTCTATGAGCCTGGATCTCCTTTTAAATTAATGAATGCTTTAATTGGTTTACAAGAAAATGTAATTACCACTGATGAAAAAATAACCTGTTATTCAGGCTATAAATACGGAAATAGGTTTATGAAATGTCACTGCCATTATGGTGCAAGAAACGATGTTAGTAGAGGTATTCAAGAATCTTGTAATGCATATTTTGCTACTACATATCGTAGAATTTTAGAAAAACCAGGAAATGCGAGAGATGGAATTGAGTTATGGAGTAATCATGCTAAAAGCTTTGGCTTAGGCAACTTTTTAAATAACGATTTATATGTTGGCCAAAAAGGGCGTATTCCAGATAAAGCATACTACCAAAAAGCATATCCAGAGCGTTTTTATTCTACATATACTATTTCTAATGCTATTGGTCAAGGTGAAGTTGCAACAACACCAATACAACTTGCTAATATGGTTGCAGCAATTGCAAATAGAGGTTATTATTATACGCCACATATTGTAAAAGCTATAGAAGGTGAAACTTTACCTAAAAAATTTACAACACCTAAATATACAACCATAGATAAAAAACACTTTGAACCTGTTATTGAAGGCATGCTAAATGTTTATAAAAAAGGAACTGCTAGTGGTTTACAAGTTAAAGGACTTGAAATATGCGGAAAAACTGGTACTGTAGAAAACTTTGCAATAATAGATAGTGTAAAAACACAATTAACAGATCACTCCATTTTTGTTGCTTTCGCACCTAAAGATAATCCTAAAATTGCTTTAGCGGTTTTTGTAGAAAATGGTTACTTTGGAAGTAGGTTTGCCGGAAAAATTGCCAGTTTAATGATTGAAAAATACGTTAATAACAAAATTACACGTAAAGATTTAGAAAAATGGTTGTTAACACACAGTCTTGAAAATGAATATGCTAAACCATACTCTGGAGAACCTTTTAAAATAAATAGAGAAACACAATATCAAATAATTCCAATGGAAGAGGTAAAACCACTACCAGATAATGCTACTCCAAAGTAA
- the mreD gene encoding rod shape-determining protein MreD encodes MTSLFSIHTVRFILLLLLQVLVLSHVNFMGYINPYLYILFIALYPIKNNRMLFILISFLLGLFIDMFLDSGGMHAAAAVTIAFIRPAALKFSFGAIYEHQAVKFSNTDFGQRLSYFTILTIIHHFVLFLLDFFNFSKIILILKNTLYSSIFTIILCVLVTIIFSRNEKK; translated from the coding sequence ATGACTAGTCTTTTTTCAATACATACTGTTAGGTTTATTTTACTTTTACTTTTACAAGTATTGGTGTTGAGTCATGTTAATTTTATGGGTTACATAAATCCTTATTTATATATTTTATTTATTGCTTTGTATCCTATTAAAAACAATAGAATGCTTTTTATTCTAATAAGTTTTTTACTTGGTTTATTTATAGATATGTTTTTAGATTCTGGTGGTATGCATGCAGCTGCAGCAGTAACTATAGCTTTTATACGTCCTGCAGCATTAAAATTTAGTTTTGGTGCCATTTATGAGCATCAAGCCGTTAAGTTTAGTAATACAGATTTTGGGCAAAGACTTAGCTATTTTACCATTTTAACAATTATACATCACTTTGTTTTATTTTTATTAGACTTTTTTAACTTTTCGAAGATAATTTTAATACTAAAAAACACGTTATACTCGAGTATTTTTACAATTATCTTATGTGTTTTAGTAACCATTATTTTTAGTCGAAACGAAAAAAAATGA